A window of Ipomoea triloba cultivar NCNSP0323 chromosome 2, ASM357664v1 contains these coding sequences:
- the LOC116010858 gene encoding uncharacterized protein LOC116010858, producing MPPRRRVPAGNNDNISAMDRMAQAIERMTEFMLAQQAQNQNQRQPRVDFAKAIANRQPPYYAGEKDPVILEEWIRTFDKLLNAVNCPIDQRVPSAVYYLTKAADNWWATVGPDLLQDPDFGWEKFKVELRGQFYTERIKGIKCEEFLRLKQKGATIQEYHDQYVELMRFAQEIVPDEASKARRFVRGLDWNVRSAIAPFMCSTLKEAYDRASDHYQVYLDQQEVYGRNK from the coding sequence ATGCCACCTCGACGACGTGTGCCTGCTGGTAACAACGACAACATTTCTGCAATGGATCGTATGGCCCAAGCAATAGAACGAATGACTGAGTTTATGCTGGCTCAGCAAGCCCAGAACCAAAACCAAAGGCAGCCACGGGTTGACTTTGCTAAAGCGATAGCAAATCGACAACCACCGTATTACGCTGGAGAAAAAGATCCGGTTATTTTGGAAGAATGGATCCGGACGTTCGACAAATTGCTTAATGCGGTAAACTGTCCTATAGATCAGCGAGTACCTTCCGCAGTCTATTACTTGACGAAAGCTGCAGATAATTGGTGGGCAACAGTTGGACCTGACCTCCTGCAAGACCCAGATTTTGGCTGGGAAAAATTCAAAGtggaattgagaggacaattctacacgGAGCGTATCAAAGGAATCAAGTGTGAAGAATTTTTAAGACTAAAACAGAAAGGAGCAACTATCCAAGAATACCATGACCAATACGTGGAGCTGATGCGTTTCGCTCAAGAAATCGTGCCCGACGAAGCGAGTAAGGCAAGAAGATTCGTCCGAGGATTGGATTGGAACGTAAGAAGCGCgatcgcaccattcatgtgctctacttTGAAGGAGGCATACGATAGGGCATCAGATCACTATCAGGTGTATTTGGACCAACAGGAAGTTTACGGTCGAAACAAATGA
- the LOC116010856 gene encoding uncharacterized protein LOC116010856 translates to MPPRRRVPAGNNDNISAMDRMAQAIERMTEFMLAQQAQNQNQRQPRVDFAKAIANRQPPYYAGEKDPVILEEWIRTFDKLLNAVNCPIDQRVPSAVYYLTKAADNWWATVGPDLLQDPDFGWEKFKVELRGQFYTERIKGIKCEEFLRLKQKGATIQEYHDQYVELMRFAQEIVPDEASKARRFVRGLDWNFLLDDDPYAPGYAPAPPAPPAPPSPKYIV, encoded by the exons ATGCCACCTCGACGACGTGTGCCTGCTGGTAACAACGACAACATTTCTGCAATGGATCGTATGGCCCAAGCAATAGAACGAATGACTGAGTTTATGCTGGCTCAGCAAGCCCAGAACCAAAACCAAAGGCAGCCACGGGTTGACTTTGCTAAAGCGATAGCAAATCGACAACCACCGTATTACGCTGGAGAAAAAGATCCGGTTATTTTGGAAGAATGGATCCGGACGTTCGACAAATTGCTTAATGCGGTAAACTGTCCTATAGATCAGCGAGTACCTTCCGCAGTCTATTACTTGACGAAAGCTGCAGATAATTGGTGGGCAACAGTTGGACCTGACCTCCTGCAAGACCCAGATTTTGGCTGGGAAAAATTCAAAGtggaattgagaggacaattctacacgGAGCGTATCAAAGGAATCAAGTGTGAAGAATTTTTAAGACTAAAACAGAAAGGAGCAACTATCCAAGAATACCATGACCAATACGTGGAGCTGATGCGTTTCGCTCAAGAAATCGTGCCCGACGAAGCGAGTAAGGCAAGAAGATTCGTCCGAGGATTGGATTGGAAC TTCCTGCTTGATGATGACCCCTACGCTCCCGGTTACGCTCCTGCTCCTCCTGCTCCTCCTGCTCCGCCCTCTCCGAAGTATATTGTCTAG